The genomic DNA GTTCCTTTCATCAAATGGCCGACCTTATCATACAGTTAGATAAGAGTGATATTAAGGGGGATGGCGATGAATTTAGAGGAACAGCGACAGTTGCAGTATGCAATCGCTGAAATTACCGAGATTGCTTCTGGATTTGGATTGGACTTTTACCCAATGAGATACGAAATTTGTCCTGCCGACATCATTTATACATTCGGTGCTTACGGGATGCCGACCCGTTTCTCCCATTGGAGCTTCGGCAAGCAGTTCCATAAAATGAAGCTTCAGTATGATCTGGGGCTGAGCAAAATTTATGAGTTAGTCATCAATTCGGATCCATGCTATGCCTTCCTGCTCGATTCGAATGCTTTGATACAGAATAAATTGATTGTCGCTCATGTGCTTGCACACTGTGATTTCTTCAAGAACAATGTGAGGTTCCGAAACACGAAGCGGGATATGGTCGAGAGCATGTCGGCGACGGCGGAGCGCGTGAGACAGTATGAAATCGAACACGGGAAGCAGGAGGTGGAGAACTTCCTTGATGCAGTTCTTGCAGTGGATGAACATATCGATCCTTCCCTTATGCGGCCAAATCTTTCATGGACGATGGATGATGTGGAATGGGTAGAGGAAGAATCGGCCCCTGTCACACCCTACGATGATCTTTGGTCCCTGGATGAAAAGCCAAAAAAGATCCAGACGAAAAAGGTGAAAAAGAAATTCCCGCCTCAACCCGAAAAGGATATCCTGCTCTTCATTGAACAGTACAGCCGTGAGCTTACCGATTGGCAGCGTGATATCTTGACGATGATGAGGGAGGAGATGCTCTACTTCTGGCCACAGCTCGAAACGAAAATCATGAATGAGGGCTGGGCTTCCTATTGGCATCAGCGCATCATCAGGGAAATGGACCTCACATCGGGTGAATCCATCGAGTTTGCCAAGTTGAATGCAGGGGTCGTCCAGCCGTCACGGACTCAGATCAACCCTTATTACCTCGGCTTAAAGATCTTTGAAGATATCGAGGACCGCTATGATCATCCGACAGAGGAGATGAAGAAGCGGGGTGTGAAGGAAAACTCGGGAAGGGAAAAAATGTTTGAGGTGAGGGAGATCGAATCCGACATCTCATTCCTGAGGAATTACCTTACGAAAGACCTCGTGACAAGGGAGGATATGTATCTCTTCCAAAAGCAGGGTAAGGACTACAAGATCGTAGACAAAGAGTGGACCCATGTAAGGGATCAGCTTGTCGGGATGAGGGTGAACGGTGGATTCCCATACATCACAGTCGATGACGGAGATTATATGAAGAGCGGCGAGCTGTACCTGAAGCACTGGTTTGAGGACGTGGAACTCGATATTAAATATTTGGAGAAAGTCCTTCCCTATCTTCATCAGCTTTGGGGAAGACCGGTCCATATGGAAACCCGGGTGGAAGGAAGGAATATGCAGTTCACCTATGATGGTCGGAGCGTACAGAGAAAATACCTATAAGAGATTGGGACAAAACAAAAAAGATCATGACGAACAATATCAGTATGGTTTCTTTATACCGCTCATGATTTCCTTGCAAGACTGCGCGCGGGTAGCCCGTGAGCCTTCTCGGCAAGCCTGCGGGGTCTCACATCCGCTACTCTTCCCGCTGGAGTCTTCGTCTTGCACTCCAATCAATCGCTAGGAACCAGTAAATAGTAATGGTCATGAAACAAATCAAAAACCCGAACGATCTCAGGCAGGATCGTTCGGGTTTTACTATGACTAAAACACTCTTGTCTCAGCCTCTTTTTCCATATCATCATGCACAGACCGACCTGGATTTTTGTTCTAAAACCATGTCCTCCTTTATAAAATGAATCAAGGAGGCGATTGTATGGCTGAAGTCGAAGTATTCATTGGAGACCTGGAAGATCCTGCTTTTCAGTATGAAGGCGGTGATTGGAATCATAATTATCCGAAAAGGATCAGTCCGTTCCTTCCTGATGGATCCGATCTTTTCTACAAGATCTTGGATGGTATTTACAAAAAAGAGTTGGTGGGAAGACAAACGGATTGGGGAAGCCACACGTGCCTGCTCTATCCTTATGAAATGATCCAGGTGCTGTCGGGTCATTACGCCCATAGGAGAAAAGGGGAAGATGTAGAAAGACTGTTCAGGATGATACTGGATCTTGATCCGGGAATCCAATACGGGCTGGTAGCCTGTGAAATGGGGTAAGGTGAATCTTTTCACTTAGTGGAAAATCAACCTCTAATAAGTTCGGAGAGATGAAGGGATATTTTACTCCACCAACCAATATTGCTTGGTTTGAAACCTTCCATGATTGGGGTATACACCTCAATTGGAGGGGTTGAAAATGTTACACCAAGAAAATGAACTGAGTACAATCAAAAATTCAAAAAAAGATTTCTACATTCAACAGCTCTTGCGAATCGGAGTTTATAAATATAAAGATAAACAGCTGTATGAATTGCCAATGGGAGAGCTTCAGGAAGTGTATCTCGACTTCTATGTAGCTCCTGATATTAGGAGGAAATAAAAATGACGATCTGTAGAGATCGTCATTTTTATTTTCGGTTCTCGTCTTATGCTTGTCGCCTCAGAACGAGCCCCCTTCGCTTTTCTTCTTGTCTAGCTCCGGCGGGTTGACCCTCGAGGTCATAAGTCAAGAACCCCAAAAGGTAAAGAGCGCCTTTCAGGGTTCTCGTCTTATGCTTGTCGGGTCAGAACAACCCCCCTCCGCTTTTCTTAAGGTACTTCGTGGCCCATTGAGGCGTGGAGGATTTCGAACCACTGGTCGTGGTTTAGGGTGATGTTCAGTGAGTTGATGGCTGATTGGATTCGTTCTTTTTTGCCTGAACCGACGATCGGCATGATGCGGGCAGGATGGGTGAGAAGCCAAGCATAAAGGATTTCGTCGATTCCGTTGGCGTCTGTTTCGCCCTGTACTTTTTCAAGTGCAGCACGCAGGCGGTCGGCTTTTTCATCGCCTTGCTTGAAGATGGCTCCTCCAGCAAGAGGTGACCAGGCCATTGGCGGCACCTTCTTCTCCTGACAAAGGTTCAACGTGCCGTCTTCGATGTTTTCAAGCTCGTAAGCAGATAGTTCAATCTGGTTAGTCACGAGAGGGAACGGAAGATGTGCCTGCAACATGGACCACTGGTGATGTTTGAAATTCGAGACACCGAAATGTTTGACCTTACCGGCGTCTTTTAACTGAGTGAAGGCGTCTGCTACTTGTTCCGGATCCATGAATGGATCGGGACGGTGAATCAACAGGACATCGATAAAGTCAGTTGACAGGTTCTTGAGTGACTGATCCACAGATTCAAGGATATGGGATTTCGATGTATTGTAATGGTGGGTACGATGCTGCGGTCGTTGTTCGGAAGGAATGACGATTCCGCATTTAGTGACGATCTCCATCTGGTCCCGCAAAGAAGGCTTCAGTGAAAGGGCCTCTCCGAACAGCTCTTCACATTTGTACGAACCGTATAGATCTGCGTGATCAAATGTCGTAATGCCTTGTTCAAGATCATGCTCGATCAATGAAAGGGTTTCTTCTTTTGTATAATCCCAGTCTGCAAGTCTCCAAAAACCATGGATGATCCTTGAGAAACTTAGG from Rossellomorea marisflavi includes the following:
- a CDS encoding SpoVR family protein; this encodes MNLEEQRQLQYAIAEITEIASGFGLDFYPMRYEICPADIIYTFGAYGMPTRFSHWSFGKQFHKMKLQYDLGLSKIYELVINSDPCYAFLLDSNALIQNKLIVAHVLAHCDFFKNNVRFRNTKRDMVESMSATAERVRQYEIEHGKQEVENFLDAVLAVDEHIDPSLMRPNLSWTMDDVEWVEEESAPVTPYDDLWSLDEKPKKIQTKKVKKKFPPQPEKDILLFIEQYSRELTDWQRDILTMMREEMLYFWPQLETKIMNEGWASYWHQRIIREMDLTSGESIEFAKLNAGVVQPSRTQINPYYLGLKIFEDIEDRYDHPTEEMKKRGVKENSGREKMFEVREIESDISFLRNYLTKDLVTREDMYLFQKQGKDYKIVDKEWTHVRDQLVGMRVNGGFPYITVDDGDYMKSGELYLKHWFEDVELDIKYLEKVLPYLHQLWGRPVHMETRVEGRNMQFTYDGRSVQRKYL
- a CDS encoding Fur-regulated basic protein FbpA; the encoded protein is MLHQENELSTIKNSKKDFYIQQLLRIGVYKYKDKQLYELPMGELQEVYLDFYVAPDIRRK
- a CDS encoding aldo/keto reductase — translated: MERIKITEDLSFSRIIHGFWRLADWDYTKEETLSLIEHDLEQGITTFDHADLYGSYKCEELFGEALSLKPSLRDQMEIVTKCGIVIPSEQRPQHRTHHYNTSKSHILESVDQSLKNLSTDFIDVLLIHRPDPFMDPEQVADAFTQLKDAGKVKHFGVSNFKHHQWSMLQAHLPFPLVTNQIELSAYELENIEDGTLNLCQEKKVPPMAWSPLAGGAIFKQGDEKADRLRAALEKVQGETDANGIDEILYAWLLTHPARIMPIVGSGKKERIQSAINSLNITLNHDQWFEILHASMGHEVP